The genomic stretch TTCAGCATTTTGAtagtaaatataaaattcaaataatctttctttctttctttctttctttctttctttctttccttgtttatttgtttgtttgtttttatggtgtaattcttacaggtctaAGTTtctatgttacttggtcttttccccttgcagcttttaatattcttttttttccagtgcatttagtgctttggttattatgtgatgagaggattcTTTTTTCTGGTACCCATTTACTTGGTGttgagaataaaattaaaaacaatcactATATATTTTGAAGTTGAAGAGTATGAGAAAGTGTTTTCCACTGAGGTGAGGAAACATTAGCGGCAAGAGTCTCGAAATAATGTATGAGAGTTAAAGTATAGTGGAGAATTATAAAAATCTATGGCATTTACAAAGAACAAAAGTAATCAATATAAAAATCAGAAACATGATTAGAAACCATGAAATCAGAATCATTTATAGTAatattattttcagaattttattttatattttacatttacatttgtcTATTCATCAACACAGAAATTCTAATTAGAAGAAAATGTAAGCATCATAAGCAAAAATTCAAAAGAGATTATTATAAATTGTTGATACACTGTTAACATAAATTAACAATTAGATATCCTAAGTTGGATTCCCTTTATTACGGGAAGAATAAGGTAACCACTGAGCAAGCATCATTTATGATTAAAAAGTTGTTCACTGAGTCTGACTCAAAACCACTatgcatgttttatttaaaaattgtaaaaatgttgggagccgactttagcagaaagcggctagatcaactttgcagccatctggaaccatataccctgacgaaagatttggttttcaatagcctacaacagctgaagcacactctgatatcccacatattttgtgttgctgtttactgcccccagctgcaaggtgcacttggtggccacgcctgcaaggcatgcagttcacgtgctgtccacgtgctatctacaccatacatgcttataaggcgcatgtgctatccacgcctgcaaggcattgcggtgcacgtgctgtccacgctatagacgcctataaggcttacgtcatatcaacacctgcaaggcacgtggtatccacgcgcctacaaggcatgtggcaaaagcctataaatagctcagaattcccttcaataaatgagacttgatcagaatctctgtcttgtctccattcttcgcgtctcttcccctttatccccccccccctctctctctctctctctctcactagaccctgaccctcggaccggaacgggcagtacgggctgcaacataaaaacaaaaaaatggttaTTAGAGTTTACTCAAGAGagataaaaaaacaaagtttCAAGAAAAGAGTATCAAGTGAATCTAAAAGCcctgaacacatggacacaggggaaaattccctgaacagaagaccaatggtttatgctctatgATCAAGAATAGACACATGAGATCTCATAAAAGtgcaatgcttctgtaaggcaaaggacactgtcaataggacaaaacggtaaacaatagattgggaaaagatcttacgaatcctatatccaatagagggctaaaaatatacaaagtactcaagaagttaaacaatAGAGAACCAAATGAACCTaattaaaaatggagaacagagctaaccaaagaattttcaacaaagaaTATCTAATGACCATGAAgaacccaaagaaatgttcaatgtacttagtcatcaggaaaaagcaaatcaaaacaaccctgagattcctcctcacaccagtcagaatggctaagatcaaaaactcaggtgacatcagatgctggtaaagatgtggaaaagaggaacatgcctccattgctgatgggattgtaagctagtacaaccactctggaaagcagtctggtggttcctctgaaaattggatatagcattacataaagacccagctatatcactcctgggcatatgttCAAAAGGTCCTCTAACATATACcaaagacacatgctctactatgttcttatcacccttatttataatagccagaagcttggaAGAAACAAGATGTCCTTCaatgaggaatggatacagaacatgtagtacatttacacagtggagtaccacttaactattaaaaacaatgacttcatgaaattcttaggcaaatagatgaagcTAGAAACTATCACCCTGAGTAAGATAACACAAttaaaaggaacacacatggtatgcactcactgatgagtgaatattagtccaaaagctgggaatatcaaagatacaattcatagaacacatgaagctcaagtaTAAAAAAAAGTGTGGGTGATTTGGTCTTttttagaaggaagaacaaagtactCATGGGGACTAATGTTGAGACAAAGTGTATAAGAGACTTAAGGAAAAGCATTCACAAAGCTCCCAcatggggatccattccatatacagtcaacAAATTCAGACATTGTTGTGGATggcaagaagtgcatgctgacaggagcctgatatagttgtctcctgaaaggctctgccagaacctgacaaatacagaggcatatgcttgcagccaaccattggactgagcatgaggtccCCAATGGATCAGTTTGAAACAGGACTGAAGGTGCAGTAGggatttgcaactccataggaagaacacaaaaatcaaacaaccaGACTCTCCTGACAGCTCCCCAGGAATAAACAACTAACCAAGGAGAACACATGAAGGGAACACCTTAAGAGAAACAGTGGaaaaggatgggataggggtttagGAGGACAGGGAAAGGGAAtatttgaagtgtaaatgaagaaaatatctaataaaagagttTTCAAGTGAGATGGGGAAgaatacttcatattcatcaaaggaagaTTCAACCAATAGAAATTCTCAATTttgtgctatgaattttcttcttgTGTCCTATAAGATTATGTATGTTGTGTCATGTTCACTAAATTCCAAGAAATCATAatttatttcttgatttcttctctgCCCAAATTATCATTGAGATGTTCAGTTTCTGCATACATgtggttttgttgctgtggttttttgttgttgttttttaaaacaagccTTAGGTCATGGTGATATGATAGggtacatgggattatttcaaacttcttgtatcagttgagggttgttttgtgacccaatatatggtctattttgtaaaaggtatcatgaggtgctgagaagaaggtctatttttttttgtttttagggtgaaatgttccctagatatctgttaaatccatttggtttataagcTCTATAAGTTTCagagtgtctctgtttagtttttgtttcaatgtCTTTTCCATTAGTAGGAGTGtagtattgaagtctcccactattattgtgtggggttcaatgtgtgtatTGAGTTCtaggaaagtttcttttatgaatgtgggttcccttgcatttgaggcatagaagATCACAATGAAGACTTTcacttggtagatttttttcattgatggatatgaagtgttcttcctcagCTTCAGTAAAGCAAAGTATGCAGTCAATAGTACAAATCAGCAACCAGAAGATAGGGGAAAAAATCTTCAGGTAtgccacatctgatagagggctaatattcaaaatatgtaatcaaactcaagaagctaataacccaaaacccaaacaactcaATATAAAATGGTgtacaaaactaaacagagaattcacaagagAGGGAtatggaatggctgagaagcacttcaAAAATGTgcaaagtccttagtgattagAGAtctgtaaatcaaaacaaccctgagattcgaccttacaccaatcagaatggataagatcaaaaactcaggtgacagaaccTGTTGGCCAggattgcaaactagtacaaccctctggaaatcaatctgttggattctcagaaaattgtaaatagatctacttgaagacccaaCTCTATTTTTCTTGGGTATGTCTCCAAAAGTTGCCCCACAAGTTCACAGGGGCacttgttccactatgtttatgatagtcagaagctggaaacagcccagatatcccacaacaagaatggatacagaaaatgtggttcactcATATAATGGAATACTCCTGAGCTATCTAAaatgacatcctgagttttgcagacaagtgaatggagctagaaaatatcatcctgagtgaggtaacttaaacccaaaaggacatgcatagtatctACTCACAAATGAGTgggtattagaaaaaaaagatagaataCTCATGGTACAAAgaacagaactcaaaaagtttaACATGCTGAAGTCAGAAGTGAGGACAAATCAATTCCACATGGGAGAGAGAAGATAGCATCcacaagggagaagggaggacatGGGTtttaaagaagacagagaggggaagagggaaacatgatcaggtattggtgGGCATGAGGGAAGGATTGAATCCTTGAAGGCTAGAAGATAGAATGGAAACAGGTGGCCTCAGGAGGTAGGACTCTCAGGACTTTAATGGAGGGACCTTATATGAAATGCCctagagtggggagagggaacttttaTAGCCCAAATGCAGCAGAATAGCAGGGCATCACATCAAAATGGGTTTgcctgccatcccacagtcaaaactctaatCCATAATTGTTGCTGTCTGatagaaatgcagagacaaaaattaaGAAGGTATAAAtataatggagagagagagagagagagagagagagagagagagagagagagagagagagagagagagagacagagagagagacagagagagacagagagagagagatttcttcaTTGTATCTCATTAAAACTTTCTTGAGATTTAATTGGAGTTTTGATTAATTATTGCTtcattaaatacaaaatattattgTCTTTaggaataagaaatatttaaaaattgaaacactATTGAAATTAGGCAATTAGTATTTTAATGAAGAAGTTATAGCCTTGTCTGTATTTGAAACTCAATATAAATTATGTAGGCTTTCTTTGTAAACTTTAAAATTCACAAATGACTATTGAGTGAACTCTAATAGTACATATACCAGATATGAATGATAAAAAATATGAAGATATAATAAAGAGAAGAGAGTATGGTATTTTTACCATCAGAGTTCTGATAATCAGTGATGGCACAGTCTCACTTCTGAATGTACATTGCCCTCTTGAGGTAGGATTATTAGTGGAAAACTAAGTCTAATGGGAAGCTTTGGATTTTGTTCCCATGTgatatataaattttcaaagtCATACTATGACCACCTCATTAATTAACTAGTTTGTTATAAGAGAGCATGGGAGCTTAGTGTGTAAAAGTGGCTATTTTTTTCAGAAGGATGTTGAATCAACTGTACACTGAGAGCAAACACTGAGCAGCATCCAAGTGGGATTCTGAACTTTACTTCTAGGGAACACATGCTAGGGAGATCACTATTTGTCAGTCAATTATTTAGAGACAATAATAGGTATTTTCATACTATTACACTACAAAAATCAGTGAAGAAAGAACATGCATAAAATTACAGGTCAGGCTATCTTTACTTCTCTGATTAACTGACAATGTCTTAAAACAGTCTCAAAATAAGTTTGTGATGACACACACCCTGCTTTCATTATTATAAGCTTAATACTGACCACCAGAGCAAGATACATTTCCGCTAGGCAGAAATATacttttcttcaatttttataatactttaaaattactctgatgtgtttttttccccaaaaagtTACTGTGTTGGTAAACAGAATTTTgatgtatacatttatttactaGGTTTTCTAGAAAGATATTTCTATAGCCTATATCTCCGAAGAAATGAGTATTTCATTCCTTACTGTTCTAGTTAAAAGTTCAACTTAAAAGTAGTTAGATCAGATGTTGTAGTTTATTTCTGTTGATATTTAGAGGTATGttctaactttctctctctctctctctctctctctctctctctctctctctctctctctctgtgtgtgtgtgtgtgtgtgtatgtgtgtatatgtttgtctgtCTAACTATTTTCTGATTACACAAGAAAATTAGTCCCACATTGCATGTAAGGCCacatttttacttaatttctttACCTAGAAACTCTTTCTAATTACAGTCAGATTTTGAAGATTAGAAGGCTATCCATTTACCATATGGATTCTAAAAGGAACATCAGCTCATGAATGTGAGTAACTTCTCTTGTCCTTTCTTATTCTTAAGTAAATGTTTGCATAAAATGTTTAGAATATCATGTAGAGATACTTTGATACTTTGCATATCCTGGGGGGTTTTATAGATGTTCAGAAAGTCTTATATTTCTGATTcagtttttctatttcatttttaaacatacCAAACTCTGGACAGGAGCATCATTGAAAGTATAAGtcaataataacaatgaaaacacatTAGGTGTCTCCTCAGATTTACCAGGTTTCTGGTTATATAAAATGTTAACATGCAGCATATTTCAGAGTTAtttaagaagaatgaaaataagaatAACAAGTTTGTATAAAATGACTTATAAAATGGCACTATGTTGATTTTCCCTGAGTAAGGAGGAAAATTCAGGTTTCTCCAAGTAGATAACAGGTGGAACTTCAATTATGAGCATATTATTTCTTAAGATAAATCaagtttaaagagaaaattgGAATATGGAAATGTTTTGCTGTTGATTTTCATGTAGTCAACTGTGTAATTTCTATTATGAAGTAATGATTATGAAAAACATTAGCCTATACttgttaaaaattctttaatgttTTCTTGGTGTAGATTTTTCATAGAATATAATTCCTCCTTGAAGAATTTATGATctatgtttaaaatatgtttaatatagtatttaaataatttttatatttctacatGCTTTGACATACTTAGACTAATTAAATACTGGAGTAATTAAATATTGGTGCTTACTCCTCTACCTACACAAAGAAGATTCTCAGAGATGGTGTCAAAGGATGATTATAGATCACCTCTGAAAAATAATCCCTCCCTATTTCCTGCTTCCAGTTAATTATCTCTGCTTCATGGTTGTGGTTGCACATGTGATAACTTAAATGTTCCTGCTACTTTCCTGATGTTTACTGTCACGTCTTCTCTCTATCTAAACTATGATGGAATTTTAATTCTCTGTAACCTTATgctcaaattaaatattttcttccaaaagttgctttggtttggttgttttattaAAGTTACAAAAAATAATCATTTGAGCCACTTGTCTTTGTTACTATTTGGGAGTCAGAGAGCCAGGCAAGTGTGAAGACTGGTCATAGATTTAAAAGAGAATGCATGAGATTTAgaatcattaaaattttttaccTGAATCATTTATGTTTATGAAATCAATACTTGAATCTATAGAATTGATAGTAGGAACATATTCTggaatttaaagttttcatagtGTAGattttttatagaatataattCCTATTGAAGAATTAAGATCTatgcttaaaatgttttaaatagtaTCTGAACTACTGATGAGTAGTTCAGAAAATTTAGAGCCATGCCAATATTGGTGCTCATTGCTGTAGAGAAATGGTGTAGAGAAATGGGTTTACTATGctcttggtgattttttttcctctttatttatttattttttttagatttggaTGCCTTTTCAAGGAAATAGCATGGGTTATACTTTGTAATAGTATCATTTGCCACAATATTTTCAAATGCTTCAATATTCATTGGAGAGAACTGAAATTTAAAGTATAGGGAACAAGAGAAATGGAGGATAAGCATATAAAAAAGGTGATAACTAACGTCTTTACCCTATAAATAAggcataataaaaaagtaaaggaCTAATTTTCAAGCTTCAAATATATCAAATTTAGTGACATTATTTATGAAATACATTATTAATGTGATCCCAAAGAAATTGTATAAACTAAGAGAAAGGTGGTTCAGCAGTATCCATACTCACCGTACATTAATGAAACTGTATAATTACCCAACAAAATTTAGGTCATTTTATCTATTCACATTGATAATATTCAGTAGCAACATGGAAGTTTCAAACCAATCagatatttctgatttttttctcattggatTGACATATGCTCCAGACATTGAATTGTTTATATTCAGCTTGTTCCTGTCTATATATTTTGTTACCATCTTTGGAAACATTCTCATTATCTTGGCTGTAAGCATGGATTATCACCTTCATACACCCATGTACTTTTTTATTGCCAATCTATCTGTTGCTGACATCTGTATAAGCACAACAATAATCCCAAAGATGCTGTTGAACATGGAAACACATATTCAGAGCATTACCTATACAGGCTGCCTGTCCCAAGTGTGCTTTGTACTGATTTTTGGTGGCTTAGAAAGTTGTCTACTTTCTGTTATGGCTTATGACCGTTACTTGGCCATAGTTCATCCACTGAGGTATACAGTTATCATGAACCCTTGTCTCTGTGTACTGCTGGTTTTACTCTCAATGTTTGTCAGTACTATGAATGCACTACTGCATAGTCTGATGTTGCTAAGACTGTCCTTCTGCAAAGACCAGAAtatctttcatttcttctgtgaaCTTGTTCAAGTCATCAAACATTCCTGCTCTGATACTTTCATCAATACCCTTCTTATTTACACTGTGACTAGTGTATTTGCTGGTGTTCCTCTTGTTGgaattattttctcttatattcaAATTGTGTCCTCCATTCTTAAGATCTCATCAGTCCAGGGTAGAAAGAAAGCCTTTTCCACTTGTGGATCTCATCTCTCAGTAGTATCTCTATTCTATGGAACAGCTTTTGGAGTGTATATGAGTTCTGCAGTTTCTGACTCTTCTCTTAAGAATATAGTCTTTTCTATGATGTATACTGTGGTCCCTCAAATGCTGAACCCATTTATATACAGTTtaagaaacagagaaatgaaGCAAGCTATAAAATACCTATTATTTTCTGTGGTCTTTTCATCTCCATAAATTGGGTTTACAGAAACAGAATGACAGAAACATTGAAGAATCAGAACTTACTTCTTTAAGTCCTTTAAATTATCTAAACATATTTTTGTGGTTCTTAAGTTTGAGAgtgtttttttcctatttcttttctttctttctttttctttctttctctttctttctttctttctttctttctttctttctttctttctttctttctttctttctttctttctttcttttctttcttcttctttccagtGATATAATGTTCCATAActaatgttgtgttttattttatggttcTTTTGGGGCAAATGCAGATGAAATTTTCCGTGTTTCAATAAAATTTCATCAATGTGTTTCTCAAATGCAACCCTTAATGCCATATGAACAAGTAAAAGACTTATGGAAATTACATTTATATGTAAAAATTGGAACCCATATATACTTATACTTTGGTTAAGACCATAGGGAGACTATGATTCACATTaacagaaattttatatttttcaagtaATGACCGATAAGGAAAGCAATAGTTATGAATCCATTCTACCATATATCTTGATtaagtttattattttgtatattaatatttttatattatctgaGTGGCTTCAAattgttttgtggtatttttctttgtttttaaaactgacaTTATTTCTCAAAGAGAGTTAAATGTTATCAAGTATAGTGAGAATTTAAAGCCATTTACTCATTATTAATAACTGTTAATTTTTTAATGCAAAGTTCCAGAAATTAGGGCTTCTTTAAGTTCCATATCAATTCATGTCTTTGTAAACGATGATTTcggtttttttctctttagttttttaGTTAACTGTTTTAAATGGAAGCTCCAGGTAGTTCATATAGACATGTTAAAGGCATTTGGTGATTTTAAGAGTAATAATAggttatatatgtattatatatataaacttatatattttatatataatcatttttaaaaactgaatacaGTTAATAATGTAATTTTAAGTAACCTGTAGTTAAACTTAATATATAATGTCAAAGAAATCATTGTAGTGACATCAGCATTTACAAATGCACAAGAATACTAAAGTTCTTAAATATTGGATTTTTAAACGGAAAGGAATGGTAGCACATTTCTACTCATAATATGATGTTTGGAATCTGATCAAAAGTCCTGAGTGTGTCAAAACTCATTCATATTACAACatctggttgtttgttttctcactTTGCTAATATATTATGTTCATACACAAAAATGTTTTATGACATATatgctaatata from Arvicanthis niloticus isolate mArvNil1 chromosome 27, mArvNil1.pat.X, whole genome shotgun sequence encodes the following:
- the LOC143439637 gene encoding olfactory receptor 7G1-like, yielding MKYIINVIPKKLYKLRERWFSSIHTHRTLMKLYNYPTKFRSFYLFTLIIFSSNMEVSNQSDISDFFLIGLTYAPDIELFIFSLFLSIYFVTIFGNILIILAVSMDYHLHTPMYFFIANLSVADICISTTIIPKMLLNMETHIQSITYTGCLSQVCFVLIFGGLESCLLSVMAYDRYLAIVHPLRYTVIMNPCLCVLLVLLSMFVSTMNALLHSLMLLRLSFCKDQNIFHFFCELVQVIKHSCSDTFINTLLIYTVTSVFAGVPLVGIIFSYIQIVSSILKISSVQGRKKAFSTCGSHLSVVSLFYGTAFGVYMSSAVSDSSLKNIVFSMMYTVVPQMLNPFIYSLRNREMKQAIKYLLFSVVFSSP